In Mytilus edulis chromosome 4, xbMytEdul2.2, whole genome shotgun sequence, the following proteins share a genomic window:
- the LOC139521582 gene encoding uncharacterized protein produces MYEAYMGNIGSNTASVLVSATKDSELRQYELIVRDHYRNLIFDQLYQEGLLFSYGNLKGIDNVRLRFVWNNFQHIDNDEFRTIYLYQICTNFVNDFMVIHRISSVLRKCGQYQDLMLLSEGETEAYTYCDSQFYSSAARKQGEPLFHYSEDVRNIEGRRFSYTLVLDSDTRVGKAIAFNLLDIAAANPESGIIQPAIFLDCINKTDTIFMHLESMRQAINEPLTNSMAEILEQSSFFGKGLISNKVYIDKILGSRDNLIERIPIDVLSHDTFEASILRPLYVGNIHLQEMPSYNYVTWSIRERRWNKGEILLAIYFFHNIFGKPMRFLQKKFQKSKFIETKLRTATKLDLVSSFVAHSALRQMFMKPVLLLFVVIHLFTSLTYPNAPVAVIMFFVVIFPKFATCNKRNFKYVCIESIASVLQFTPEAITGSVRIIRAFKAILFNNTQWKPQRAVEIEFQQSNPFVSAFRNLWGYSVFAVLIGTLAVIFVDGSHLFLFMTGCVFVLPLYTGITSLPLGFVSKYRPTVDVAVTLASKTYTANTQISGYINNDDTFFAKSYVDISNEVLENETIPKIPVPYFPRILPRTENTILNDFSMCLNNRPHLDLSNELPEVSTC; encoded by the coding sequence ATGTATGAAGCATACATGGGAAATATAGGTTCTAATACAGCCAGCGTTTTGGTGAGCGCCACGAAAGACAGCGAACTGAGACAGTACGAACTAATTGTGCGCGATCATTATCGTAATTTAATTTTTGACCAACTTTATCAAGAAGGACTTTTATTTTCTTATGGAAACTTGAAAGGAATTGATAACGTTCGTTTGAGATTTGTGTGGAATAATTTTCAACATATTGACAATGACGAATTCAGAACAATCTATCTATATCAGATCTGTACTAATTTTGTTAATGACTTCATGGTGATTCATAGAATATCATCAGTTTTGCGAAAGTGTGGACAATATCAGGATTTAATGCTTCTTTCTGAAGGTGAAACTGAGGCTTATACGTATTGTGATAGCCAATTTTATTCCAGTGCAGCAAGAAAGCAAGGAGAGCCATTGTTTCATTATTCTGAGGACGTAAGAAACATAGAAGGTAGGAGATTCAGCTATACTTTAGTGCTGGACAGTGATACACGAGTCGGTAAAGCAATAGCATTCAATCTGTTAGATATTGCAGCCGCTAATCCTGAAAGTGGAATAATTCAACCGGCTATATTTTTAGATTGTATAAATAAAACAGACACAATCTTTATGCATCTTGAATCAATGCGTCAAGCAATTAACGAGCCTCTGACGAATTCAATGGCAGAAATTTTAGAACAATCCTCATTTTTTGGAAAAGGACTAATAAGCAATAAAGTGTACATTGATAAAATTCTTGGAAGTAGAGACAACTTGATAGAGAGAATACCTATAGATGTTCTTAGTCATGATACATTCGAAGCTTCAATTTTACGCCCACTTTATGTTGGAAATATTCATTTACAAGAAATGCCATCCTACAACTACGTTACATGGAGTATCAGAGAACGAAGATGGAATAAGGGAGAAATATTATTGGCGATATacttttttcataacatttttggCAAACCTATGAGATTCCTGCAAAAgaaatttcaaaaatcaaaatttattgagACAAAACTCAGAACGGCGACCAAATTAGATTTAGTTTCTTCTTTCGTAGCTCACTCTGCGCTCAGACAAATGTTTATGAAACCTGTTCTTTTATTGTTTGTAGTTATTCATCTTTTTACATCGCTAACATATCCGAATGCACCAGTAGCAGttatcatgttttttgttgttatttttccAAAATTTGCGACATGTAATAAGCGCAACTTTAAATATGTATGTATAGAGTCTATCGCTTCTGTATTGCAGTTTACACCAGAGGCTATCACCGGAAGTGTTCGGATAATCCGAGCTTTTAAAGCGATTCTCTTCAACAATACCCAGTGGAAACCTCAAAGAGCAGTGGAAATTGAATTTCAACAGTCAAACCCTTTCGTATCTGCATTTCGTAACCTCTGGGGTTATTCTGTTTTTGCTGTATTAATTGGAACTTTAGCTGTAATATTTGTAGATGGGagtcatttgtttctttttatgaCAGGATGCGTGTTTGTGCTACCTTTATATACAGGAATAACGTCACTTCCCCTAGGTTTTGTTTCAAAATACCGTCCAACAGTTGACGTTGCCGTAACATTAGCATCCAAGACATACACAGCAAACACTCAGATAAGCGGATATATAAACAATGACGATACTTTCTTCGCAAAATCATATGTTGACATTTCGAATGAGGTGTTAGAAAATGAAACAATACCCAAGATTCCTGTACCTTACTTTCCACGAatattaccacggacggaaaacacaATACTTAACGATTTCTCCATGTGCTTAAACAATCGTCCACATCTAGATTTATCAAACGAGCTGCCTGAAGTCTCCACgtgttaa
- the LOC139520880 gene encoding THO complex subunit 3-like, which produces MASFHETTRKYFNSNNRIRELQAHSAKVHSVAWNSDGKRLASGSYDKTVNVFVLDRERMSKDLTFRGHGDSVDQLCWHPKNPDQLVTASGDKTVRIWDARTNKAVATVNTKGENINICWSPDGTTIAVGNKEDLITFIDVRSHRSKAEEQFKFEINEISWNNDGDLFFLTSGQGNIHIMSYPELKMQHLLHGHPANCICIEFDPMGKYFATGSADALCSLWDVGELVCVRTFARLEWPVRTLSFSHDGKMLASASEDLVIDISDVETGEKVTEVTCETPTFTVAWHPKRYLLAYACDDKYERDQRDRDRDVGTVRVFGFPSD; this is translated from the exons ATGGCTTCCTTCCATGAAACCacgagaaaatattttaacagtAACAACAGAATCAGAGAGCTTCAGGCACATTCAGCAAAAGTTCATTCTGTTGCATGGAATAGTGATGGGAAAAGACTTGCCTCTGGGTCATATGACAAAACTGTCAATGTATTTGTTTTGGATAGAGAACGGATG AGTAAAGATTTGACCTTCAGAGGTCATGGTGATAGTGTAGACCAACTTTGCTGGCACCCTAAGAATCCAGATCAGCTAGTAACAGCCAGTGGAGATAAAACTGTCAGAATCTGGGATGCTAGAACAAACAAGGCTGTTGCCACAGTGAACACAAAAG GTGAAAACATTAATATTTGCTGGTCACCAGATGGCACTACAATAGCTGttggaaacaaagaagatctgaTAACATTTATAGATGTACGTAGTCACAGATCAAAAGCTGAAGAACAGTTTAAATTTGAAATCAATGAAATCTCATGGAACAATGATGGAGACCTATTTTTCTTAACGAGTGGTCAAGGAAACATTCATATAATGAG TTATCCAGAACTAAAGATGCAGCACCTACTACATGGCCACCCAGCAAACTGTATCTGTATAGAGTTTGATCCTATGGGTAAATACTTCGCCACAGGAAGTGCCGATGCTCTGTGTAGTCTCTGGGATGTGGGAGAACTCGTCTGTGTTAGAACTTTTGCCAG GTTAGAATGGCCAGTGAGAACATTGAGTTTTAGCCATGATGGTAAAATGTTAGCCTCAGCCTCAGAGGACCTTGTGATTGATATTTCTGATGTAGAAACCG GTGAAAAGGTAACAGAAGTGACGTGTGAGACACCTACCTTTACTGTAGCATGGCATCCTAAGAGATATTTATTGGCCTATGCTTGTGACGACAAGTACGAGAGAGATCAACGAGACAGAGACAGGGATGTGGGTACTGTTAGAGTATTTGGTTTCCCAAGTGACTGA
- the LOC139520881 gene encoding uncharacterized protein, with translation MYLLVLSVRYSISINIVKANMEGKTSPGIKRSVSISRRMSMIGGPNMSGKWNRIMFIVIVIGLGFISGNFVYNLVLGKLRESNTKQFKRHNIHDLPDSRSGISIKKDLSIQLRDYLPRNVFITTGNWYRQRESIKLFLQTYPDAATYHLYSFLEDDSHNPFFVAFDKNLMNIVQSRILSDANETISKHISKFGSESIRKNLSSIDFGAWLIDTFHQDDYIIVRMESENETAIARRLRKIGALDWIDKYYTTSRENSTLSVYHEVFRKMNIPLFIWNDDENTYSDFDELNGHKGPPRATNIILDCGYYENFLFVMYVPLVSKQAIYALEVLQAFSGPRFLQTALFLSRNFIVNQPSLTESLAHSINIGLYMVNKSTIGNAYGYHQMRNEFVEVSKVLQQFETNPVKIQYVNTVGFEKEAESNLCNERVVDIFKEFLNIDYLLPQFIQDSSIKVENITRKHGQIFALDLATENSEMLMIYILKKYGGGMIGINTC, from the coding sequence ATGTACCTTCTTGTCTTATCTGTACGCTATAGCATTTCTATAAATATTGTCAAAGCAAACATGGAAGGAAAAACGTCGCCTGGCATTAAACGAAGCGTGTCTATAAGCAGACGCATGTCAATGATTGGAGGACCAAATATGAGTGGAAAATGGAATCGAATAATGTTCATTGTAATTGTGATAGGTTTAGGATTTATTTCAGGCAATTTTGTGTATAACCTCGTCCTTGGAAAACTAAGAGAGTCCAATACAAAACAGTTCAAAAGACATAATATTCACGATCTTCCGGATTCAAGATCAGGAATTAGTATTAAAAAAGATCTGAGTATTCAGTTGCGTGATTATCTACCGAGAAATGTTTTCATAACAACAGGGAATTGGTACCGACAAAGGGAGAGTATCAAACTTTTTTTACAAACATATCCGGATGCTGCAACATATCATCTGTATAGCTTTCTGGAGGATGACTCTCACAATCCTTTCTTCGTGGCTTTTGACAAAAATTTAATGAATATTGTGCAATCTAGAATTCTGTCGGATGCAAATGAAACTATTTCAAAACATATTAGTAAATTTGGAAGTGAAAGCATTCGCAAAAATTTGTCTTCAATTGATTTTGGTGCATGGCTTATAGACACTTTCCATCAGGATGATTATATTATTGTCAGGATGGAAAGTGAAAACGAGACTGCCATAGCGAGACGGTTACGCAAAATAGGCGCACTTGATTGGATAGATAAATACTATACCACCTCACGTGAAAATAGCACCCTTTCTGTTTATCACGAGGTATTTAGAAAAATGAATATTCCACTTTTTATTTGGAACGACGATGAAAACACTTACAGTGATTTTGATGAATTAAACGGCCACAAAGGACCACCAAGAGCAACAAACATTATACTTGACTGTGGCTATTACGAAAACTTTTTATTTGTCATGTATGTGCCTCTTGTTTCAAAGCAAGCTATTTATGCTCTTGAAGTTTTACAAGCGTTTAGTGGACCCAGGTTTTTGCAGACGGCTTTATTTCTTTCCAGAAATTTCATCGTTAATCAACCGAGTTTAACCGAATCGCTTGCTCATTCAATAAACATAGGGTTATATATGGTAAATAAGTCAACCATTGGAAACGCATATGGGTACCATCAAATGAGGAACGAGTTTGTAGAAGTTTCAAAAGTTTTGCAACAATTTGAAACAAATCCAGTTAAAATTCAGTATGTAAATACAGTTGGTTTTGAAAAAGAGGCTGAATCGAACTTATGTAATGAAAGGGTTGTTGATATTTTCAAAGAgtttttaaacattgattatttaCTTCCGCAATTTATTCAAGATAGCAGTATCAAAGTTGAAAATATAACTAGAAAACACGGACAAATTTTTGCACTCGATCTGGCAACTGAAAACTCTGAGATGTTAATGATTTATATTCTGAAAAAGTATGGAGGAGGAATGATTGGGATCAATACGTGCTAa
- the LOC139520878 gene encoding CDK2-associated and cullin domain-containing protein 1-like, producing the protein MDEPMDAEADSTQPELGKENVSQAEEHPLLRPGSMVMMTLTPGDYESQYWPKLEEAINHLLTMAPGQGIPISYEQMYSCVYKCVCKQFSERLYSDLMQYMSKYLEGKNEEFQAWEKEDGRQFLEKYYSVWNQYQQALAGIVPIFNYMNRYYVESKLKTNLHTELKKLFRKHILEKHLAHLFSVLEQSSNTPFIIPPALMCNTIQSLHSINPEYATLKPELFSRFIPNVLPHTSVTELDRYIEETQNMQIEMRKLDGFNSCESTRKRYREEEGPVK; encoded by the exons ATGGATGAACCTATGGATGCAGAGGCTGACTCTACACAACCAGAGCTAGGCAAAGAAAATGTGTCCCAAGCTGAAGAACATCCACTTCTGCGACCTGGTAGTATGG TGATGATGACCTTGACTCCTGGTGATTACGAATCTCAATATTGGCCAAAATTAGAGGAGGCAATAAATCATTTGCTGACCATGGCACCAGGTCAAGGAATACCTATATCTTATGAACAAATGTACAG TTGTGTATATAAATGTGTATGTAAACAATTTTCTGAAAGGTTGTACTCAGATCTGATGCAGTACATGTCAAAATATCTTGAAGGAAAGAATGAGGAATTCCAGGCATGG GAGAAAGAAGATGGGAGACAATTTTTAGAGAAATATTATTCTGTATGGAATCAATATCAACAGGCATTAGCTGGTATTGTTCCAATATTTAACTATATG aatAGATATTATGTAGAatcaaaactgaaaacaaatttaCATACAGAATTAAAGAAACTGTTCCGAAAACACATTTTAGAAAAGCACCTAGCACACTTATTTT CTGTCCTTGAACAAAGCAGTAACACACCTTTTATAATTCCTCCAGCCTTGATGTGTAATACAATACAAAGTCTTCATTCCATTAATCCAG AATATGCAACATTAAAGCCTGAATTATTTTCGCGATTTATTCCAAACGTTCTACCTCATACATCAGTAACAGAATTAGACAGATATATAGAAGAAacacaaaatatgcaaattgaaATGAGAAAATTAGATGGTTTTAATTC